A stretch of Fusarium fujikuroi IMI 58289 draft genome, chromosome FFUJ_chr10 DNA encodes these proteins:
- a CDS encoding related to Ca2+/H+-exchanging protein, vacuolar: MSPSLATETTRYNDCSPSSASEDEDDAPDPLNHHGIDFSIRGDGVRYQQLGISNSNDLETQSPPLDRTQFDFSSHHEGVSFFGQIRSTVVASRLNWLLVFVPIGLAAHSFQINPLAIFMTNAIAIVPLSVMLTEATERIAADAGDTIGALLNITLGNLVELIIFVALVNNHIRIVQASILGSVLVNLLLILGSALFASSMSNIDPHSSMEESELLAALLFVSVFVILIPTAFDYTFHMKGKKSEAALSMSRASSLVVLVIYIVYFAYEMRPKHVEAPAIPLQPLHTEHHQHRRNQGSTSHSARLIRGNSRSHSRSGSRTEFHGSEMRDLSVGSAQSRTTIMERPEVPGHPSHPSSTSGTVAAVTVLFVSSALMSMNAEFLVKTIDDVTHEGGLSEALIGLIILPVVGNIAEYVTVVTVAMRNKLELAISVAVGSAIQIALCVAPLTVLIAWMLGRDLEMAFNVFETTTLVGSGLLINLLILSRAGTAIRAIGLKGALMFACYVIIALGAYYEPHGKTK; this comes from the exons ATGAGTCCCTCCCTCGCAACGGAGACCACCAGATACAATGACTGCTCACCGTCAAGTGCgagcgaagatgaagatgacgcgCCCGACCCGCTGAATCACCATGGCATCGATTTCAGTATACGAG GAGATGGCGTTCGATACCAACAGCTTGGAATTTCGAACTCAAATGATTTGGAGACGCAGTCACCGCCTCTTGACCGTACGCAGTTCGACTTTAGCAGCCACCATGAGGGAGTCTCATTTTTCGGTCAGATTCGATCAACGGTCGTTGCATCGAGACTGAACTGGTTGCTTGTTTTTGTACCGATTGGATTGGCGGCGCATTCGTTCCAGATTAATCCTCTCGCGATTTTCATGACGAATGCAATTGCTATCGTGCCGCTGTCTGTCATGTTGACAGAGGCGACGGAGCGTATTGCTGCTGATGCGGGAGATACGATCGGTGCGCTGTTGAACATTACGCTTGGAAATCTTGTTGAATTGATTATCTT CGTTGCATTGGTAAATAATCACATTCGCATCGTTCAAGCTTCGATTTTAGGTAGTGTTCTCGTGAAccttcttcttatcttgGGCTCTGCGCTTTTTGCAAGCAGCATGTCCAATATCGACCCTCACAGCAGCATGGAAGAGTCTGAGCTCCTGGCCgctctcctcttcgtctcAGTCTTTGTCATTCTCATTCCT ACTGCATTTGACTACACTTTCCATatgaaaggaaagaagagcgAAGCTGCGTTGAGCATGAGCCGTGCTTCATCGCTGGTAGTCCTCGTCATCTACATCGTGTATTTCGCGTATGAGATGAGACCCAAGCATGTCGAAGCCCCAGCAATTCCATTACAACCACTACACACAgagcatcaccaacaccgaCGAAATCAAGGCTCAACGTCTCATAGTGCGAGGCTCATTCG GGGGAACTCACGATCTCACTCGCGTTCTGGCTCGAGGACTGAGTTTCATGGTTCGGAGATGCGGGACCTTTCGGTTGGGAGTGCGCAGTCGAGAACGACTATTATGGAACGACCGGAAGTACCGGGTCACCCATCGCACCCTTCCAGCACGAGCGGCACTGTAGCTGCTGTTACAGTGCTGTTTGTCTCATCGGCGCTCATGTCGATGAACGCCGAGTTTCTCGTCAAGACTATTGACGATGTCACTCATGAAGGTGGTCTATCAGAAGCTCTGATCGGCCTGATCATTCTTCCCGTGGTTGGAAACATCGCGGAGTACGTGACTGTCGTCACAGTCGCCATGAGAAACAAGCTCGAGCTCGCTATTTCTGTTGCTGTCGGATCAGCGATTCAGATTGCACTTTGCGTCGCACCATTAACGGTCCTGATAGCTTGGATGCTTGGTCGGGATCTTGAAATGGCGTTCAACGTCTTTGAAACCACGACATTAGTTGGATCGGGTTTATTGATCAACCTACTGATTCTGAGTCGTGCGGGCACTGCCATCAGAGCTATCGGGCTGAAAGGCGCTCTGATGTTTGCCTGCTATGTCATTATTGC CCTTGGTGCGTACTATGAGCCGCACGGCAAGACAAAATGA
- a CDS encoding probable dis1-suppressing protein kinase dsk1, translated as MALYHQPWPPCAIPAAPLDLTCPVEEEKTRNYSPERFYPIRLGQLLNGRYQMATKLGYGANSTVWLARDLNRWKWSAEKYVAIKVKATKSSKTRASAEDEINILQHINRTNPKHNGWHFIRKLTDTFHLESPYGSHPCLVLEPLREPLWLYCSRYIGGVIPPGILKILLQMILLALDYLHTGCYVIHADLKPDNIMIRIEDPKMFEKDAIEEYNNPLPEKQLDDRIIYLSRNNFGPLSRPTGIIQLVDFDLAVRSTPGKLHYGAIQGEKYRAPEVILNSGYSYSADIWSLGVMLSDLLEKKSLFHPVSFGDGTGYVDLTHLGQITALLGPAPQNLLTKGRRSASFYHESGELKDPGRVPSNFSLESTLTCMAGEEKRRFIHFVKRMITWHPEDRSTAKELLADPWLYIDFPQD; from the exons ATGGCGCTGTACCACCAACCATGGCCGCCGTGTGCCATACCTGCAGCACCCCTTGATCTTACATGTCCtgtggaggaggaaaagacACGCAATTACAGCCCAGAGCGTTTCTATCCTATCAGGTTGGGTCAGCTTCTAAATGGAAGATATCAGATGGCAACCAAGCTGGGGTACGGCGCTAATTCGACTGTCTGGCTTGCTCGAGATCTAAACCG ATGGAAGTGGTCTGCAGAGAAGTACGTTGCTATCAAAGTCAAGGCAACCAAGAGCTCAAAAACACGGGCCTCTGCAGAAGATGAaatcaacatcctccagcATATCAACCGAACAAATCCTAAGCACAATGGGTGGCACTTCATTCGAAAACTTACCGACACTTTTCACCTCGAAAGCCCATATGGTAGCCACCCTTGTCTAGTATTGGAGCCTCTGCGTGAGCCGCTTTGGCTATATTGTTCCAGATACATCGGTGGCGTTATCCCTCcaggcatcttgaagattcTGCTTCAGATGATTCTTCTGGCGCTTGATTACCTCCATACCGGATGCTACGTTATCCACGCTG ATCTCAAACCCGACAACATCATGATACGGATTGAGGACCCCAAGATGTTTGAAAAGGATGCAATCGAAGAATACAACAATCCCCTACCCGAGAAACAATTAGACGACCGCATCATTTACTTGTCTCGAAACAACTTCGGGCCGCTTAGTCGACCAACGGGTATCATACAGCTCGTCGACTTTGACCTTGCTGTTCGCTCAACACCAGGAAAGTTGCACTATGGTGCGATTCAAGGAGAGAAATACCGAGCACCAGAAGTGATCCTCAACTCTGGGTACAGCTACTCTGCGGATATTTGGAGCCTTGGAGTAATG CTTTCGGACCTGCTTGAAAAGAAAAGCCTCTTTCACCCTGTGTCTTTCGGGGACGGGACGGGATACGTCGACTTAACCCATTTGGGGCAGATCACCGCCCTGCTAGGCCCCGCCCCTCAAAATCTTTTGACGAAAGGGAGAAGGTCAGCCTCATTTTATCACGAGAGCG GAGAGTTGAAAGACCCGGGCCGTGTACCCAGCAAtttcagccttgagagcacGCTTACATGTATGGCTGGCGAGGAAAAGAGGCGATTCATCCACTTCGTCAAGAGAATGATAACCTGGCACCCCGAAGATCGAAGCACAGCCAAAGAGCTTCTAGCCGACCCATGGCTCTACATAGACTTTCCTCAAGATTAA
- a CDS encoding related to aminotriazole resistance protein, which translates to MATQTETLLEDMLPSTAEAQSYVDSPLNTVANSTPAASRLQKIAVTFQLSGVNFAASATNGLIVVGLPQMTADLSLPPSLAFWPSSVQGLATASTLLLAGALADVLGARSVDLLGCILSGALMLACGFVRAGEQLVALRALQGVALALHLSSSVALVTKTLARGRGRNFAFACLGLSQPLGFSFGLVLGGVLVETIGWRSGWFLYGGINLVLSVVGFWSLPKSEPLGTLQEVMQSVVTKIDWLGTLLASAFMALMSYFLAIISTDVYRIKEASSIVLLSLSLTALPLFIGWMHLQVKRDLPALIPNAFWRNHSFTTICVTIALSNAVINSLELFASLFFQEVQHLSALNAAIRILPSVVVGVALNFTTGLVVHRIPAIWLVVITSVLTAISPLLMAVIDPAWTYWTAAFFAQVLMPFSVDVLFTVGLIVVTETFSKDKQAVAGSVFNAASQFGNAMGLAVMQVISTLVSKQHAGSKPAEALLQGYKASFWTMFSFMVLCALIGGVGLRKAGKVGLKQE; encoded by the exons ATGGCCACTCAGACAGAAACACTGCTCGAGGATATGCTGCCCTCGACTGCCGAGGCACAGAGTTACGTGGACTCTCCACTCAACACCGTCGCCAACAGCACCCCAGCAGCATCTCGTCTACAGAAAATAGCAGTCACATTCCAACTGTCCGGCGTCAACTTTGCAGCCAGCGCTACAAACGGCCTCATCGTCGTGGGTCTGCCCCAGATGACCGCCGACCTCTCCCTCCCCCCGTCCCTCGCCTTCTGGCCCTCCTCCGTGCAGGGCCTCGCGACGGCCTCGACGCTGCTGCTCGCGGGTGCCCTCGCAGACGTGCTAGGCGCCAGGTCCGTCGATCTGCTCGGGTGCATCCTCAGCGGCGCGCTGATGCTGGCCTGCGGATTCGTCCGCGCGGGCGAGCAGCTAGTTGCGCTAAGGGCCCTACAGGGCGTTGCGCTCGCGCTGCATCTCTCGAGCTCTGTGGCGCTCGTGACGAAGACGCTGGCGCGGGGACGGGGGAGGAATTTCGCGTTTGCGTGTCTGGGGTTGAGCCAGCCGCTTGGCTTCTCGTTTGGGCTCGTGCTTGGCGGAGTGCTCGTCGAGACTATTGGCTGGAGATCAGGTTGGTTCCTCTACGGTGGCATCAATCTTGTATTGTCCGTGGTGGGTTTCTGGTCTTTGCCAAAGTCCGAGCCGCTTGGAACGTTGCAGGAAGTAATGCAGAGCGTTGTGACAAAGATTGATTGGCTCGGCACTCTTCTCGCTTCAGCTTTCATGGCACTGATGTCATACTTTCTAGC CATCATCAGCACAGACGTGTACCGCATCAAAGAGGCAAGCAGCATTGTTCTTCTGAGCTTGAGCCTCACTGCACTGCCGCTCTTTATCGGCTGGATGCATCTTCAGGTGAAAAGAGATCTACCGGCCTTGATACCGAATGCGTTCTGGCGGAACCACTCTTTCACCACGATCTGTGTGACCATAGCCTTATCCAACGCTGTCATAAACTCGCTAGAGCTATTTGCGAGTCTGTT CTTCCAAGAGGTGCAGCACCTATCAGCTCTCAATGCAGCTATTCGCATCCTACCTAGCGTCGTGGTGGGTGTGGCCCTCAACTTCACAACAGGTCTGGTTGTCCACAGGATCCCTGCTATATGGCTCGTTGTTATCACATCTGTCCTCACAGCAATCTCGCCTCTGCTCATGGCAGTCATCGACCCTGCGTGGACGTATTGGACAGCTGCGTTCTTCGCACAGGTGCTCATGCCCTTCTCAGTAGACGTGCTCTTCACAGTGGGTCTGATAGTCGTCACTGAAACGTTCTCCAAAGATAAACAGGCGGTGGCTGGGTCAGTGTTCAACGCAGCGTCCCAGTTTGGAAATGCCATGGGTTTAGCCGTGATGCAGGTTATTTCAACCCTTGTCAGCAAGCAACATGCAGGATCGAAGCCAGCTGAGGCTCTTCTCCAGGGCTACAAGGCAAGTTTCTGGACCATGTTCTCATTCATGGTTCTCTGTGCTCTCATTGGAGGCGTCGGGCTACGTAAAGCCGGCAAAGTCGGTCTGAAGCAGGAGTAA